The genomic window CAGGTGTAATAACGCACTCTGCTTTATTGGAGAAAATATCTGTAGGGATTGAAGCGCTCGGTTTGCCTAGTTTTTCCATTGCTCCTATCGCAGGTATCACAATGTCAGCCGCAACAGCTTCAACAGCGGCAGCATCGGCTGCTGCGGGGGCCGCCTTTGCCCCAGCAATATTAAAATTAGGAATAGCCCCATTGGCAGCGGGTGCGATGGTACACGCAGGTACAGTCGTGTTAGATCATTTGCCTCATGGAACATACTTTCACATTACACGAAATGCAGTTCATATGGATATGAAGGAACGTTTTAGACTACTACCATATGAAACGTTAATAGGTATTGTTATTGTAACTGTAAGTGTCCTTATGTTTGGTATATTAGGGTAATGCGTAAGTGCGATTTTTTACTGCCATAGAGAAATGATGTAAAAAAAGCTCCTGTAGAAACAGGAGCTGTACCGTATTTTATTTAGATTGTTAAAGGCATAGCAAATGGATCAATATCTTGAGGCATTGTGCTAAAACGTAACTCAAAAGCCTCTTTGTATAGCTGCGCTACTTTTGCTTTTCGTAAGTCATTATGTTCAATAAATTTTTCTAAAGCAAAGGTACTGTTTATTTCAAGAACAAGAAGCTCGTTGGATGCAGTATGAAGTATATCGATGGCACAAAATGTCAAGCCAATCTGTTTGGCCGCCGCAACAGCTAAAGGCTCAAGATGAACTAGTGTTTCAGTATCAATGTCTTCTTTCACTTGTGCGCCGCCGCCTGTTAAGTTGTGGCGCCACGAGCTTACACGCTCCTTAGCAAACACAAGCTTTACTTGACCATCCAAAACAACTACGCGATATTCTAACGGGGCATCAAAAAATGGGCTAATAGCAATGTTGTGACCAGCTGCAAACAATTCTTCACAACCAGCTATTAATTCCTGTTCATTTTGCACAAGGATAACATTAGAACCTGCTGAACCATCATCTTGTTTAATAACAGCTTTGCCACCAAATGATGAAAAAGTATTAAGGGCTTCTTGCATGACATTAGGAGTATGTTCTTTATACAACGATAACGAATGGTGTCCAGGGTTAACGAGTAAATCATGCCGAACTGCTGATATACGTGCGAAATTCATAATTTGATACGTACCTGCTTTACTTCTTGATGCTCTAAATGATGTAGCGTTATTTAAACCAACATCAATTTGATACATAATAAAGGCTTTACTGTCTTTTACGACTTGATAAATCAGCCCATGGTCAATTTCAAAAAATGTGTAACCAGCTGTTGTCATTGACTCCTGAATAAATTGAAGATATTTACGTTTCATGCATGTGCCCCCTACCATTATCAATGGTTTCCAATTCTAATACTATCTAAAAAAGTGATAGTTCCGCGCAAGTGCCTTCTTTTTTAAAAAAGATAAGGTTCTTTTGAGAAGAATTTTAGTATTCTAAAACCCCCAATGCTTAAGCTGTGAGAGTTGTCAGTAGCTTAATAATAAGAGGGAAAGGGCAGTTCGTCTAGTGAAATTTTTTATAACAATCGACTTATTTTTTTTCTGCCAATTTTTCTAATAAAACCTGTATGTCTTTGCTTAATGGAACGGTAACATCAATATGTTTGTCTAAAAATGGATGATAAAAAGATAAAGCATGAGCATGTAATGCTTGCTTCTCTAAAGTCTGCCTTTTACTTCCATACAATGTATCTCCAACTAATGGATGTCCAATGGAAGACATGTGAACCCGTATTTGATGAGTTCGCCCTGTTTCAAGTGTACATTTGACAACGGATATTTTACTTTTTGGAAACGTATCTACAACGCGATAATGTGTTACAGCATGTTGTCCATTTGATGACACTCGTCGGCGTGTACTGTGATGACGGTCTTTTCCGATATTAGCGTTAATGATCCCTGTTTGCTGCTTCACAATACCTTCCACTACAGCTGTGTATGTGCGTTTAATTTTTCGCTCTGCTAATAATCCATCGAACATGGCTCCTGCTAGTTTATGTTTTGCGAATAATACCCCCCCGCTTGTATCTTTATCAAGTCTATGTATGTGATGTGGTCTGCAATGAATACCTGTATCATCAAAGTAACCAGCTACTCTATTTGCAAGTGTGTTCGTTTGCTTCGGTACATTTGGATGTGTATCAATACCTGCAGGCTTATTTACGACTAGCACATGCAAATCTTCATAGCATATATTAATTGAATCGTGTTCTGTTATAATGTCGTGGTCTTCTTCCGTAAACATTTTGATGGACAACGTATCATTTAGCTTAAGTGGGTGCCGCCAGTTTAGAGCCTCACCATTGACTAGAACACTTTTATTCATCCGCCATTCGTGTAAAGTTTTTCTAGGAACTCGCCATTGATTTATTAACAACTCTTCAAGACTCTTTTGGGCCCACTGATATGGGACAACTAGCTCTAAGCAATCCCCATTTCGTTTTTGTTTTATCATCTTTGCCACTCCTTCTACTTCCTGACTGTACCGGTAACACTTACCTTCTCACAGAATGTATATTATATGGTATCATTTTTTTATATCACACTAGTGTAGCAAAATATGTTTTTTGAGTGAGAGAAGGTGTTTTTGTTGAAAATTGTGCAGGCTGCAACTCCGGAACAAGAAGTTCATATTCAGGAGTTAGTTGATTACATAAGCACAGATATTTTACCAAAGTTTTTTTCGGATGATACAATTGAAGACTTTGAAAGAAAAGAAATTCTGCGTTTACAGGTTAACAAAGAAGCTTACAATGGAACTTTGAAAGAGGCTTTTCAGTTAATCTCAAGTCTACAGGCAATTATTGCTGTTTTAGAAACGATTCAATCAGAGGAAATAGTAGAAACGCACAAGGATGTATTTAGAAATAATATTGATACATTACATGATTTCGGTTTTTCATTTCCATTCACACTTGAACAGTTTACTACCCCACTGACATTACAGCAAATAAGCTTATATGCGAGGCCGGAAAACAAGTATCTCGTTTAATTAAAGCTCATGAACTATTAAACTGCATTCCAAAGGGAGATGCAGTTTGTCTTTTTTATAAGGCTACCCAGTATCGTTATGGGCAGGATTGCATATTTTCATGCGCCATGTTGCGAATTTTTCATTAGCATGGATGTCTGTGTTAAAGTGTAATGTGATTTGTCAATTGATTGTAGCGAAATGTAGCGAAAATCAACAACAAGGTTTAACACATTCTTTTATAAAAGTAATAAGGCTATTTTGTAATGGAAAATAAATGATACAATGTATATATAATACACTTTTAAGTAAGGCAGGATTTCTATGTTTAAAGATAGTAGTATACTTGATAGCAAAATATCAATAAAAGAAGCGCTTGAGATTTCTCCATTTCCAGTATTAATAGGAAAAGGAGGGTTCTTTTTATATGCAAACCGACATGCTTTAAGCTTATTGGAGACTGATAATGTTGAACAGGTGATAGGTAAAAATGTCATTGAACTAACTCACGAAAGTTCGATTTTCGAGACGAAAAATTTCTTAGAAGATCTCAAACAACACAAGCAGTATGATAATTCTGCGAAAAAAATTGTCACTTTTAAACATAATATATTAGAAATAGAATCTGTAGTTACTCGTATTACACTTTTCGATGAAGAGATTGATGTCGTTTTTATTAAGGATCACAGCCAAATAAAAGAAATGGAGCAAAAATACTTAATTCAACAAAACCACTATCAAACCTTGATTGACAACTCTATTGATACGGTGGCATTAATTACAGCTGACCATATTTTTAAATACATAAATAAGTCAGGGTTAAAATTACTTGGAGCTAAAGAGCGAAAAGAAATTATCGGAAAGTCGTTGTTCGATTTTGTTCCGAAACAGTATCATGATGATATGCTTTATCGAACGAATCATGTTATCCAAAATCAGTGTATAGGTTCGGCGAAGGAACGTGAAATGATCCGAATAGATGGTAGTTCGAGACACGTGGAGTCAGTTGTCATGCCATTTTATATTGACAATAATCCATCATTACAAGTGATTATCCGCGATATCACGGAACAAAAACAAAACTTAAAGCATATTATCCAATCAGAAAAATTGTTAACAGCGGGACAGTTATCTGCCGGAATTGCACATGAAATACGAAATCCATTAACATCTATAAAAGGGTTTCTTCAATTTATGGAGAATAAGATTCCTCAAGAAAATCAGATGTACACACAAATCATGATGGATGAAATAGATAAAATAGAGAGAATTACGGGAGAAATGCTATCCTTATCTAAACCACAGGCATATCAATATAGTAAACATAATCTTGTTATATTAATCCGCGAAGTTATTACGTTACTGAACCCACAGGCTATATTGAAAAATGTTGAGTTCAGTATTGATTTTAAGGTGACGCAATTTGATTTCAACTGTGATAAGCAACAAATAAAACAAGTTTTCATTAATGTTATTAAAAATGCAATTGAAGCAATGGAACATGGGGGACTTGTTTCAATTGTGACCGAAGCCTCTGAGAAAGGTCTTAATATTCATATAACAGACCAAGGTCAAGGCATTCCTAAAGATACTTTAACTAAAGTAAGTGACCCATTTTTTACAACGAAAGGAACTGGCACCGGACTAGGACTAACAATCTGTAATGCAATAATTAAAGACTATGAAGGTGAGATAGTAATTAATAGTAAAGAACAAGAAGGAACTACTGTAACAGTGGTATTACCTGCAAATACAAACGTTTAAAAGAACCGGACATAAGTTGTCGGTTCTTCTTTAATGTAATTAAAAATAGACAATAGGGTGAAGGCAGTAAGCTTCACCCCCGCATGTATGAATTCCTGTATCGTTTGTTTGTTAGGATACGACAAAAAAATTATGTTTATTATATGTGTCTACTCTAATACGTTCTCATTCAACCATGCTTCAAATACATCTTCTTCTGCATAGCCTACTGTACGATTTGCTTCTTGTCCATCAACAAAATGGATAAGAGTTGGTGTTCCCTCAAGACCATATGTGTCCCATGCTTCGGGAAATTCTAATACATTGAACATTTTTAAATCAATACCCATATCTTCTGCTAACGGTACAAGAATCGGTGCTGTTTTTACACATGCTGGACATGTAGGGCTATAAAAATATACAGACACTGTTTCATTTTTATTTAAAGCTGATTCTAGTTCATCAGGTAAAATAACATTTTGATAATTTGGGTCATCTAGCTGTTTTAATGTTTCGGGATGTAAAGTTTCTTTACCAAAGGGATTGCCTTGTGCTTGCTGCTGTTGTTGGTAATTGGTTAATAAAAATAAAGCTAGAAATAAACCAACTACAATAGCAGAAAAAATAATTATTTTTTTCATAACTGAACTTCAAACCTTTCACTATTTTTATTTTTTTAAAATGAAAATTGACATAATAAAGATAGTTGTAAATGCAATAAAAGCTAATACAGGTATACTAATAAAGCCGAACCAATTAATATAAGTGGTTGTACAAGGTATAATAGTACATGAAGGACTAGCCGATTGGAAGGCAGGCACCTTTTGAATTAAGATATGATAGAAAGAAATAAGTCCTCCGATACTAGACATAGCTATACTATATCGTGCGAATAAATAATCTTTTTTTATGATTGCTATACCTAGTAATATAACTAAAGGGTACATGAATATTCGTTGATACCAACACAGTTCACAAGGAATGTACTTTTGTACTTCAGAAAAAAATAAACTTCCAATTGTCGCTACCAAGCTTGCAGCCCAGGAAACAAATAATGCATTGTCTTTTGATAGGATATTGTTTCGCAAGTCTATCACCCATTCAGTTTATTTGCCTTGATTACAGGGAACATAGTTACATTATTAAATTATAATACGCACATTCATAAAATGAAAAGAAATTCTATTTATTTTATTGACTTTGTTAAAGATAATTGTTGATTTTTAAATATTTTATGATTGTAGCGAACCGCACGAGACTCCAGCGGGAAGAGCGGTAGACGGGTGACCCCACAGGCGCTTGTGCCGAGGAAGGTCCCGAACCGCCCGCGGAAAGCGAGTGCAATGGAGCGAAAATCAACACCGAAGTTTAACAGAGCTTATTTTTAAAAAGGGGGAGAATCATGTGTCAAAGATAGATTTAAGTAAATTTGAAAAAAAAATGATAGTAAGGCAAATTACATTTACTGATATAGATGATATTATTAAGCTTCAAGAAGTTTGTTTTCCAGGCATGGTCCCTTGGAAACGAGACCATTTAGAAAGTCATTTGTCACACTTTCCTGAAGGGCAGATATGTGCAGAATATGATGGTCAAATTATTGGATCATGCTCTAGCTTAATCGTAAACTTTGATGAATACGACGATAAGCATACGTGGGATGACATAACCGATGAAGGTTACATAACAAATCACAATCCCGACGGGTATAATTTATATGGAATTGAAGTGATGGTTCACCCTGAATTTAGAGGAAAGAAGGTTGGACAACGTCTTTACGAGGCACGAAAAGATTTAACAAGACGTTTGAACTTAAAAAGCATAATTATTGGAGGACGTATTCCGAATTATTATAAACACGCAGATGAACTATCGCCGCGTTCATATGTAAAAGAAGTTATTCGGCATAAACTGTATGATCCTGTTCTATCATTTCAATTACTAAATGGATTCACACTAATGCGAATTAATCCAAATTATTTACCTGATGATGTTCGTTCGCATAGCTATGCCACTTTAATGGAGTGGAACAATGTTGATTATATTGGAAAGACAAAACAACATTATAAAACGAGTTTTCCTGTTAGAATATGTGTCGTTCAGTATATGATGAAACGAATTACAACCTTTGAAGAGTTTGCTAAGCAAGTGGAATATTATGTGGATGTTGCTGCTGATAGCAAAAGTGATTTTGCCGTATTTCCTGAAATTTTTACGACGCAGCTTATGTCACTATTTGAAGAGAAATCACCAAGCCAGGCTGTTCGAAGAGTAACAGAATATACTGAAGACTACATAACACTCTTTACAGATCTTGCAATTAAATATAACGTAAATATTATTGGTGGTTCACATTTAGTTGAGGAAGAAGGAAAAGTGTACAACATTTCGTATTTATTTAGACGAGATGGCACGATTGAGAAGCAGTACAAGCTTCATATTACACCGAATGAGCGAAAATGGTGGGGCATTAGTAAAGGCGATAAAGTACACGTATTTGATACAGATTGTGGGAAGATAGCTATCCAAATTTGCTATGATATAGAGTTCCCAGAGTTAGCACGTATTGCGGTTGATAAAGGAGCAAAAATAATATTCACACCGTTTTGTACAGAGGATCGTCAAGGGTATTTAAGAGTACGTTATTGTGCGCAGGCACGTGCGGTAGAGAATCAAGTGTACACTGTTATTGCAGGTACAGTAGGAAATTTACCTCAAGTTGAGAACATGGATATTCAATATGCAAAATCAGCAATATTCGCGCCTTCTGACTTTGAGTTTGCACGTGATGGTATTGTTGGTGAATGTAGTGACAACGTAGAAATGGTTGTAATCGGTGATGTTGATTTAGAAATATTACGCAGACAACGACAATCCGGCACAGTTCGTCAATTAAAGGATAGACGAAAAGACATTTACGAAGTGGATTACAAAAAATAATTCGTGAATTTTTTAAGAAAATTTGTCGAAACACTTGCAGGATTGTCTAATTTCATAAAAAATATGAGAGATAGTTTATTTATTACTTGGGAGGTAAAATCAAGATGAGTTGGGAATTAGCTTATAAACGATGGATGCAGCATGAAAATCTTGATCAAGAAATGAAACAACAGCTTGAAGATATGAAGAATGATAGTAAGCTTTTAGAGGATTGTTTTTATAAAAATTTAGAATTTGGTACAGGCGGTATGCGTGGTGAAATTGGACCTGGTACAAATCGCATGAATGTCTATACGGTACGTAAGGCGTCTGAAGGACTCGCGCGTTATATTGATACGTTTGGTGAAGAGGCTAAAAAGCGTGGCGTTGTTATTGCATACGATTCTCGTCACAAATCACCTGAGTTTGCTATGGAGGCAGCTGCAACATTAGCGACTCACGGAATTCAAACATATGTGTTTGACGAATTACGTCCAACACCAGAGCTTTCTTTTGCTGTTCGTTATTTACACGCCTATGCTGGGATTGTCGTGACTGCCAGTCACAATCCACCAGAATATAATGGTTATAAAGTATACGGACCGGATGGAGGTCAATTGCCTCCAGAAGCAGCGGATGCTGTAATCTCCCATGTTGATAGTGTTGAAAATGAACTACTGGTTAATGTTACCGATAAGCAAGAATTAAAGGAACAAGGCTTAATTCAAATTATTGGTGAAGCTATTGACCGTGTATACATAGAAAAATTAACAACGATATCAGTAAATCCATCTTTATCAAATGAAGTCGATGTAAAGGTTGTGTTTACACCACTTCATGGAACTGCAAATAAACCTGTACGTGATGGGTTAGCGGCCTTAGGCTATAAAAATGTGACTGTTGTAAAAGAACAAGAACTACCTGATCCGAATTTTTCAACAGTATCTTCGCCAAACCCAGAAGAGAACGCAGCCTTTGAATTAGCTATAAAAGTAGGAAAAGAAATAGATGCTGATGTTTTAATCGGGACAGATCCTGATGCGGACCGTGTTGGTGTGGCGGTAAAAGACTTAAATGGTGAGTACGTTGTTTTAACAGGAAATCAAACAGGGGCTTTAATGCTTGAATATATTCTTTCACAAAAACAAGCAAATGGTGTGTTACCCGCTAACGGCATTGTGTTAAAAACTATTGTAACAAGTGAGATTGGACGTGCGGTTGCTTCTGCATATAATTTACCGACTGTTGATACATTAACAGGGTTTAAATTTATCGGTGAGAAGATAAAGCAATATGAAGAAACAGGTGAACACACCTTCTTATTTGGTTACGAAGAAAGCTATGGTTACTTAGTTGGTGACTTTGTTCGCGATAAGGATGCTGTGCAAGCGGCATTAATGGCTGTAGAAGTAGCTGCGTACTATAAGAAACAAGGTATGACAGTATATGAAGGACTAATGCAATTATTTGAGAAATATGGTTTTTACAGAGAGGGCTTACGTTCTCTTACGTTGAAAGGGAAGCAGGGAGCAGAACAAATTGCCGTTTTACTCGAGACGTTCCGTAGTAATCCTCCTGTTGAAATTGCAGGAAAAAAGATTTCTGTTATTGAGGATTATGAAATAAGCAAACGTGTTAATGTAGCAGAAGGTAAGGAAGAACACATTCATTTACCAGCATCAAATGTGTTGAAATATCATTTAGAAGATGGGTCATGGTGTTGTTTACGACCTTCAGGTACAGAGCCAAAGGCTAAGTTTTACTTCGGAGTAATTGGCGACTCTTACGCACAAAGTGAAGCAATGCTAACGGAGCTTGCTGACGGTTTCATGAGTCAAGTTCAGGCAGTTTTAGACAAAAATAAATAAGTTATGTTAAAAACAACCGGGTAAGCTTATGGATACCCGGTTGTTGTGTTGTTTGCGAAAAATCAGTTACTTTGTTGTTTAGGCTTCGAATCGTAGCACCCTGAAATTTTCCTGTGCCTTGGACCTTTCACTGGAAATTTGGTATGGGACCTTAATACCACTTAATTCTCACCAGTTGCCCAAGGCTTGTTTTATTGATGAAGTATTTTTTAAACCCCTGAGATTATTGGGTGCTTAAACTGAACCGGAAAATTTTCACTGTGTTCTTGGAACTTTCTGTGGATAACGCGTTAATGAGTTTTGACACCATGATATTCATGCCTAGCTCTAACTCTAACTGTAACTAACAATTTCTTCTAAGTCTAAATCTGAAGTGTCAATGGCGTGATCTATATATCGAAGCAACGCATACAGTTTTGTTTCAATCACTGTATAGTCATGCTCGAAATTATAAGCATGTAAAAAGTGTTCGATTTTCTTTGACAAAAATTGGTCCTTAGTACGAACCATCAATATTAGTAAATTATCCCACTGTGATCGGTGCGTGTAATATAATGCGCGATCATAATCGGCTACATTCACAATTAACGTCCTCCTTTTCAAGGAGATATGATTATTGTGTGTTACTTCTGTTTGAACTTTCGCTGTAAATGTTGGTCGATGTGGGAATGTTAAAAGTGAAGCATAATTGGACCTGAGTAGCCGAATTGTCATGACACAATTATGCGTGAATTTTAGAAGTTTATGCGTTAGTTCTTGGTGTTTATGCGTGAAATTCTGGAATTTATGCGTAAAATTTCAACGTTATGCGTGAATTTTCCTTATTTATGCGTATTTTCCATTTTATTTAGATAATTTTATCAGTTAAACTATATTTTTAGTCCGATGATGGCACTCTTCATCCCTTTTCAACACTTTCCTTAATAAGTTTTTCATCAAACCCCTTTTTTGTACATACATTGTGATAAGAGGAAAAGGGGGAGTGAGGGAGTCTTGCGCGAACAGGATGAAAAGCAATTGCAGTTTGCTATTGAGGAAATCACTGACATTGCAAAGGGGTTTGGTCTTGACTTTTACCCAATGCGTTACGAAGTGTGTCCGGCAGATATCATTTATACATTTGGTGCTTATGGAATGCCTACACGATTTTCCCATTGGAGCTTTGGAAAGCAATTTCACAAAATGAAGCTACATTATGATTTAGGACTAAGTAAAATTTATGAATTAGTTATAAATTCAAATCCATGCTATGCGTTTTTGTTAGATACCAATTCGTTGATTCAAAATAAACTGATTGTTGCCCATGTTTTGGCGCATTGCGATTTCTTTAAAAATAATGCCAGGTTTGGTAACACTAAACGCGACATGGTTGAAAGTATGGCAGCAACAGCTGAACGTGTTAATCACTATGAACGTATTCACGGAAAGAAAGAAGTAGAGTCTTTTTTAGATGCGGTCTTAGCGATTCAAGAACACATTGATCCATCATTAATGAGACCAAAGCTGTCGTGGTCGATAGAGGATACAGAAATTGAAGAAGAGGATGAACCGAAGAAAACTCCTTATGATGATTTGTGGGGGTTAGAGGAAACGTCTAAAAAACCTAAAAAGGTTAAAGTGAAGCGAAAATTGCCACCACAACCTGAAAAGGATATTTTACTTTTTATTGAAGAGTACAGTCGTGAATTAGAAGAATGGCAACGCGACATTTTAACTATGATGCGTGAAGAAATGCTATACTTCTGGCCACAATTAGAAACAAAAATCATGAACGAAGGCTGGGCTTCGTATTGGCATCAAAGAATATTACGTGAAATGGATTTGACTACCGAAGAATCAATTGAGTTTGCCAAGTTAAATGCAGGCGTTGTACAGCCTTCACGAACGGGGATTAATCCGTATTATTTAGGGTTGAAAATTTTCGAGGACATTGAGGAA from Bacillus sp. HMF5848 includes these protein-coding regions:
- a CDS encoding RimK family alpha-L-glutamate ligase; this encodes MKRKYLQFIQESMTTAGYTFFEIDHGLIYQVVKDSKAFIMYQIDVGLNNATSFRASRSKAGTYQIMNFARISAVRHDLLVNPGHHSLSLYKEHTPNVMQEALNTFSSFGGKAVIKQDDGSAGSNVILVQNEQELIAGCEELFAAGHNIAISPFFDAPLEYRVVVLDGQVKLVFAKERVSSWRHNLTGGGAQVKEDIDTETLVHLEPLAVAAAKQIGLTFCAIDILHTASNELLVLEINSTFALEKFIEHNDLRKAKVAQLYKEAFELRFSTMPQDIDPFAMPLTI
- a CDS encoding RluA family pseudouridine synthase gives rise to the protein MKQKRNGDCLELVVPYQWAQKSLEELLINQWRVPRKTLHEWRMNKSVLVNGEALNWRHPLKLNDTLSIKMFTEEDHDIITEHDSINICYEDLHVLVVNKPAGIDTHPNVPKQTNTLANRVAGYFDDTGIHCRPHHIHRLDKDTSGGVLFAKHKLAGAMFDGLLAERKIKRTYTAVVEGIVKQQTGIINANIGKDRHHSTRRRVSSNGQHAVTHYRVVDTFPKSKISVVKCTLETGRTHQIRVHMSSIGHPLVGDTLYGSKRQTLEKQALHAHALSFYHPFLDKHIDVTVPLSKDIQVLLEKLAEKK
- a CDS encoding YhcU family protein — protein: MQAATPEQEVHIQELVDYISTDILPKFFSDDTIEDFERKEILRLQVNKEAYNGTLKEAFQLISSLQAIIAVLETIQSEEIVETHKDVFRNNIDTLHDFGFSFPFTLEQFTTPLTLQQISLYARPENKYLV
- a CDS encoding ATP-binding protein gives rise to the protein MFKDSSILDSKISIKEALEISPFPVLIGKGGFFLYANRHALSLLETDNVEQVIGKNVIELTHESSIFETKNFLEDLKQHKQYDNSAKKIVTFKHNILEIESVVTRITLFDEEIDVVFIKDHSQIKEMEQKYLIQQNHYQTLIDNSIDTVALITADHIFKYINKSGLKLLGAKERKEIIGKSLFDFVPKQYHDDMLYRTNHVIQNQCIGSAKEREMIRIDGSSRHVESVVMPFYIDNNPSLQVIIRDITEQKQNLKHIIQSEKLLTAGQLSAGIAHEIRNPLTSIKGFLQFMENKIPQENQMYTQIMMDEIDKIERITGEMLSLSKPQAYQYSKHNLVILIREVITLLNPQAILKNVEFSIDFKVTQFDFNCDKQQIKQVFINVIKNAIEAMEHGGLVSIVTEASEKGLNIHITDQGQGIPKDTLTKVSDPFFTTKGTGTGLGLTICNAIIKDYEGEIVINSKEQEGTTVTVVLPANTNV
- a CDS encoding co-chaperone YbbN, yielding MKKIIIFSAIVVGLFLALFLLTNYQQQQQAQGNPFGKETLHPETLKQLDDPNYQNVILPDELESALNKNETVSVYFYSPTCPACVKTAPILVPLAEDMGIDLKMFNVLEFPEAWDTYGLEGTPTLIHFVDGQEANRTVGYAEEDVFEAWLNENVLE
- a CDS encoding disulfide oxidoreductase; this translates as MRNNILSKDNALFVSWAASLVATIGSLFFSEVQKYIPCELCWYQRIFMYPLVILLGIAIIKKDYLFARYSIAMSSIGGLISFYHILIQKVPAFQSASPSCTIIPCTTTYINWFGFISIPVLAFIAFTTIFIMSIFILKK
- a CDS encoding bifunctional GNAT family N-acetyltransferase/carbon-nitrogen hydrolase family protein, yielding MIVRQITFTDIDDIIKLQEVCFPGMVPWKRDHLESHLSHFPEGQICAEYDGQIIGSCSSLIVNFDEYDDKHTWDDITDEGYITNHNPDGYNLYGIEVMVHPEFRGKKVGQRLYEARKDLTRRLNLKSIIIGGRIPNYYKHADELSPRSYVKEVIRHKLYDPVLSFQLLNGFTLMRINPNYLPDDVRSHSYATLMEWNNVDYIGKTKQHYKTSFPVRICVVQYMMKRITTFEEFAKQVEYYVDVAADSKSDFAVFPEIFTTQLMSLFEEKSPSQAVRRVTEYTEDYITLFTDLAIKYNVNIIGGSHLVEEEGKVYNISYLFRRDGTIEKQYKLHITPNERKWWGISKGDKVHVFDTDCGKIAIQICYDIEFPELARIAVDKGAKIIFTPFCTEDRQGYLRVRYCAQARAVENQVYTVIAGTVGNLPQVENMDIQYAKSAIFAPSDFEFARDGIVGECSDNVEMVVIGDVDLEILRRQRQSGTVRQLKDRRKDIYEVDYKK
- a CDS encoding phospho-sugar mutase; the encoded protein is MSWELAYKRWMQHENLDQEMKQQLEDMKNDSKLLEDCFYKNLEFGTGGMRGEIGPGTNRMNVYTVRKASEGLARYIDTFGEEAKKRGVVIAYDSRHKSPEFAMEAAATLATHGIQTYVFDELRPTPELSFAVRYLHAYAGIVVTASHNPPEYNGYKVYGPDGGQLPPEAADAVISHVDSVENELLVNVTDKQELKEQGLIQIIGEAIDRVYIEKLTTISVNPSLSNEVDVKVVFTPLHGTANKPVRDGLAALGYKNVTVVKEQELPDPNFSTVSSPNPEENAAFELAIKVGKEIDADVLIGTDPDADRVGVAVKDLNGEYVVLTGNQTGALMLEYILSQKQANGVLPANGIVLKTIVTSEIGRAVASAYNLPTVDTLTGFKFIGEKIKQYEETGEHTFLFGYEESYGYLVGDFVRDKDAVQAALMAVEVAAYYKKQGMTVYEGLMQLFEKYGFYREGLRSLTLKGKQGAEQIAVLLETFRSNPPVEIAGKKISVIEDYEISKRVNVAEGKEEHIHLPASNVLKYHLEDGSWCCLRPSGTEPKAKFYFGVIGDSYAQSEAMLTELADGFMSQVQAVLDKNK
- a CDS encoding YhdB family protein; this encodes MNVADYDRALYYTHRSQWDNLLILMVRTKDQFLSKKIEHFLHAYNFEHDYTVIETKLYALLRYIDHAIDTSDLDLEEIVSYS
- a CDS encoding SpoVR family protein; its protein translation is MREQDEKQLQFAIEEITDIAKGFGLDFYPMRYEVCPADIIYTFGAYGMPTRFSHWSFGKQFHKMKLHYDLGLSKIYELVINSNPCYAFLLDTNSLIQNKLIVAHVLAHCDFFKNNARFGNTKRDMVESMAATAERVNHYERIHGKKEVESFLDAVLAIQEHIDPSLMRPKLSWSIEDTEIEEEDEPKKTPYDDLWGLEETSKKPKKVKVKRKLPPQPEKDILLFIEEYSRELEEWQRDILTMMREEMLYFWPQLETKIMNEGWASYWHQRILREMDLTTEESIEFAKLNAGVVQPSRTGINPYYLGLKIFEDIEERYNNPTDEMKELGVEPGSGRDKIFEVREVESDISFIRNYLTKDLVMREDMYLFQKQGRDYKIVDKEWEGVRDQLVSMRVNGGFPYITVNDGDYMKSGELYLKHWFEDIELDLKYLEKVMPYIYQLWGRPVHMETVVETKPVVFTYEGKGVQRKYL